In Spiroplasma sp. SV19, one DNA window encodes the following:
- a CDS encoding Mbov_0397 family ICE element conjugal transfer ATPase: protein MSQSIIPPQLKKQKLKLKDNFSLLDLAFAVGYAIISFIVGYNLTVFSTLVRIILGVTIFMFLMLSLINSEKYNGRIYMIIIRGFIFLAKKKKFTIDSKNNNTSLLMPYRKLHETCLETSILEGGKKWFVGAIEIKGFNITTLDYSEQELRLNQLSEVFRLINCQISLVKLDKPYNLNKNINYLKDIMIKLKNLKELNILSDKAYNSRIKQLKGYERIYSDQGGILGYSATQKMFILFIYDRDISKLNKNMRLIKAKINESNLLAVNVNKYDLVNTIKLIFNPYDEPFSNKVIDEYATKLNDLLALDNITFTQNYFKINDAYYSLKGIKEYPIYPNHGWGAKLCTTDSTVIFNISSTNHEAVKEQLHRAMVNARTNLFSVKKTVNKSEKEHQYQSFENLVQLISAGEEIVKRVNVLFLNYGVNKPSLRQAEESLELLLKTQNMKMDYLLFKQIDGYSGMLPKPTDPTAYTNSHEMPCSTLGNSYPFMNNALEDEKGLFIGYNSTGDVVFSDQFRRGGDYQNSNAFFIGTTGGGKTTTVSKFLNYHIALGRRVIIIDPKREFGKLCDYHNGNWIDVGTGSKGHFNPLQINTNIDKTIDIKTIIGDHLQVLETFFHFTHPSLKDEEVGYLIQRILDFYMSLEINDINKFRKMKNSDWPTFTELTKFLLTIKPDVGEEEILNKISKIIKYDFTEFGKYAALWNCHSTINLGDNLLTVLDIQTLYSKSQVLKAQMFLMLNFIRTEINNNRFNTNNEIILAVDEAHIVIDKQNPQALKFLFETVKMIRGFNGGVMLVTQNLSDFKATPELEREATAILNNAQYVGILKLKQKDLHDVSELYSASGGLSDNEISFCAGAKRGDMLFMVTDYNRHCLHVELSEDEQAAFGIKLTEN, encoded by the coding sequence ATGAGCCAAAGTATTATTCCACCACAGTTAAAAAAACAAAAGTTAAAATTAAAAGATAATTTTTCCCTTTTAGATTTAGCTTTTGCGGTTGGTTATGCAATCATTTCATTTATCGTTGGATATAATTTAACTGTTTTTAGTACTTTAGTACGAATCATCCTTGGTGTTACAATTTTTATGTTTTTAATGTTGTCATTAATTAATTCTGAGAAATATAATGGTCGAATTTATATGATTATTATTCGTGGTTTCATTTTTTTAGCGAAAAAGAAAAAGTTTACAATTGATAGTAAAAATAATAATACATCACTTTTAATGCCTTATCGTAAGTTACATGAAACATGTTTGGAAACTTCAATTTTAGAGGGTGGTAAAAAATGATTTGTTGGTGCAATTGAAATTAAGGGCTTTAATATTACAACATTAGATTATTCAGAACAAGAGTTACGACTAAATCAGTTAAGTGAAGTATTTCGTTTAATTAACTGTCAAATTAGTTTAGTTAAGTTAGATAAGCCTTATAATTTAAATAAAAACATAAATTATTTAAAAGATATTATGATTAAGTTAAAAAATTTAAAAGAACTTAACATATTATCTGATAAAGCCTATAACAGTCGAATTAAGCAATTAAAAGGTTATGAAAGAATATATTCTGATCAGGGAGGAATTTTGGGTTATTCTGCAACCCAAAAAATGTTTATTTTATTTATTTATGATCGTGATATTTCTAAATTAAATAAAAATATGCGCTTAATAAAAGCTAAAATAAATGAAAGTAATTTACTTGCCGTTAACGTTAATAAATATGATTTAGTGAATACCATCAAATTAATTTTTAATCCTTATGATGAACCATTTTCAAACAAAGTTATTGATGAATATGCTACTAAGTTAAATGACTTATTAGCATTGGATAACATCACTTTTACTCAAAATTATTTTAAGATTAATGATGCCTATTATTCTTTAAAGGGGATTAAGGAATATCCAATATATCCAAATCATGGCTGAGGGGCAAAATTATGTACAACTGATAGTACAGTTATTTTTAATATTTCAAGTACTAATCATGAAGCAGTAAAAGAACAATTGCACCGAGCAATGGTTAACGCTAGAACGAATTTATTTTCAGTTAAAAAAACTGTTAATAAATCAGAAAAAGAGCATCAATATCAATCTTTTGAAAATTTAGTGCAATTAATTTCTGCTGGTGAAGAAATAGTAAAAAGGGTTAATGTGTTATTTTTGAATTATGGAGTTAATAAACCAAGTTTACGTCAAGCAGAAGAAAGTTTAGAACTTTTATTAAAAACACAGAACATGAAAATGGACTATCTTTTATTTAAACAAATTGATGGTTATAGTGGAATGTTACCAAAACCAACTGACCCAACAGCTTATACAAATTCGCACGAAATGCCATGTTCTACCTTAGGGAATTCATATCCCTTTATGAACAATGCTTTAGAAGACGAAAAGGGGCTCTTTATTGGTTATAACAGCACTGGGGATGTTGTTTTTTCTGACCAGTTTCGCCGGGGTGGTGATTATCAAAATTCAAACGCCTTTTTTATTGGAACAACAGGGGGTGGGAAAACAACAACGGTATCAAAATTTTTGAATTACCATATTGCCTTAGGAAGAAGGGTTATTATAATTGATCCAAAACGTGAGTTTGGTAAACTTTGTGATTATCATAATGGTAATTGAATTGATGTTGGAACTGGTTCAAAAGGGCATTTCAATCCTTTGCAAATTAACACAAACATCGATAAAACAATAGATATCAAAACAATCATCGGTGATCATTTGCAAGTATTAGAAACATTTTTTCATTTTACTCATCCATCGTTAAAAGACGAAGAAGTGGGATATTTAATTCAACGAATCTTAGATTTTTATATGAGTTTAGAAATTAATGATATTAATAAATTTCGGAAAATGAAAAATAGCGACTGACCAACTTTTACTGAATTAACTAAGTTTCTATTAACAATAAAACCAGATGTTGGTGAAGAAGAAATTTTAAATAAAATATCAAAAATAATAAAATATGATTTTACTGAATTTGGTAAGTATGCTGCGCTATGAAATTGTCATTCAACAATTAATTTGGGGGATAATTTATTAACTGTTTTGGATATTCAAACATTATATTCAAAATCGCAAGTTTTAAAAGCACAAATGTTTTTAATGCTAAATTTCATCCGTACTGAAATTAATAATAATCGTTTTAATACTAATAATGAAATTATTTTAGCGGTTGATGAAGCTCATATTGTTATTGATAAACAAAATCCCCAAGCTTTAAAATTTTTATTTGAAACAGTTAAAATGATTCGTGGTTTTAATGGGGGTGTGATGCTCGTTACACAAAATTTATCTGATTTTAAAGCAACCCCAGAATTAGAACGAGAAGCAACCGCTATTTTAAATAATGCCCAATATGTTGGGATTTTAAAATTAAAACAAAAAGACTTACATGATGTCAGTG
- a CDS encoding type IV secretory system conjugative DNA transfer family protein, protein MQSNIVFIVVLSLVSTLLFWTGLILWIVCLKEYRKVQVKDSNSTEYGTAKWIVDELEKKGNVTDFNELYPANTEINIPGWVVRFTKTKNDFVFNIKANTHALVLGATNSGKSQKVVMPSAIYNSKVEYDQKPCMVFTDPKGELYSNLSKPLAENGYQVLTLDLRDAKSSSSWNPLAIAYKYYYDAVTIEQQIRLVTFNSIEDLKIKLDNYQCYDHDEQSCDNCFNNVSNKVIVFEKMWFYDEVKANKFCEALRLEYRDKAIDEINDLITTIWPLKGHENDHFSAMAGSVAKCVMLGMLELLVNDLDALPLEMFNLPTIAVLCSDRKRLKTWFNKLPIKSFARIVGANALGTGDKEQGSIFSTLDKGLQIYQDIGIQSIVCKNDIDLFRFTEKPKALFLIVPDEKTNRHIFASLLVTQLYKANVAIANESKNKRLPRDIQFYLDEFGNMPTIPNFQGFVTVARSRGMYFLIILQDFKQLYKKYGQEDGSVIKSNCSLNIYISSGEITTAKEYSEMLGIQTVEVITYSTSRDPKTKKIIKNPPQTRLEGMELIKASDLFKLKNPYGVVFSARENPAKVYMESSWKFAKEFNLGKEQKPKTINTVNFLTDYYFDLFAYIPGKLDDKYDILIEQETKREITEAKNEINIPNINNLLAKSPLDRTPEERAIVEKYRNIKTKLNKEQTKNLIVAKNKQDLK, encoded by the coding sequence ATGCAATCAAATATAGTATTTATTGTTGTATTAAGTTTAGTATCAACATTACTATTTTGAACAGGATTGATTTTATGAATTGTATGTTTGAAAGAATATCGGAAAGTGCAAGTTAAAGATAGCAATTCTACTGAATATGGAACAGCGAAATGAATCGTAGATGAATTAGAGAAAAAAGGTAATGTTACTGATTTTAACGAATTATATCCTGCCAATACGGAAATAAATATACCCGGGTGAGTAGTTCGTTTTACCAAAACAAAAAATGATTTTGTTTTTAACATTAAAGCTAATACCCATGCTTTAGTTTTAGGAGCAACAAATAGTGGAAAGTCGCAAAAAGTAGTAATGCCCAGTGCGATTTATAATTCAAAAGTAGAATATGATCAAAAGCCATGTATGGTTTTTACAGATCCAAAAGGTGAATTATATAGTAATTTATCAAAGCCATTAGCAGAAAATGGTTATCAAGTTTTAACACTTGATTTACGTGATGCAAAATCATCATCTTCGTGAAATCCATTGGCCATTGCTTATAAATATTATTATGATGCAGTTACAATTGAACAACAAATTCGATTAGTTACATTTAATTCAATTGAGGATTTAAAAATAAAGTTAGATAATTATCAATGCTATGATCATGATGAACAATCTTGTGATAACTGCTTCAATAATGTTAGTAATAAAGTAATTGTCTTTGAGAAGATGTGATTCTATGATGAAGTTAAAGCAAACAAGTTCTGCGAGGCATTACGATTAGAATATCGGGACAAAGCAATTGATGAAATTAATGATTTAATCACAACAATTTGACCCTTAAAAGGACATGAAAATGATCATTTTTCAGCAATGGCTGGTAGTGTTGCTAAATGTGTAATGCTCGGAATGTTAGAACTACTAGTTAATGATTTAGATGCTTTGCCGTTAGAAATGTTTAATTTACCGACAATTGCGGTTTTATGTAGTGATCGTAAACGCTTAAAAACATGGTTTAATAAATTGCCAATAAAATCTTTTGCTAGAATAGTTGGGGCAAACGCCTTGGGAACAGGTGACAAAGAGCAGGGGTCAATCTTTTCAACGTTAGATAAAGGCTTACAAATCTATCAAGATATTGGAATTCAATCAATCGTTTGCAAAAATGATATTGATTTATTTCGCTTTACCGAAAAACCAAAAGCCTTGTTTTTAATTGTTCCCGATGAAAAAACAAATCGACATATTTTTGCCAGTTTACTAGTAACACAATTATATAAAGCTAATGTTGCAATTGCTAACGAAAGCAAAAATAAGCGCTTACCACGCGATATTCAGTTTTATTTGGATGAGTTTGGAAATATGCCAACAATTCCAAATTTTCAAGGATTTGTTACAGTGGCGCGAAGTCGGGGAATGTATTTTTTAATTATTTTACAAGATTTTAAGCAACTATATAAAAAGTATGGCCAAGAAGATGGTAGTGTGATTAAATCCAACTGTAGTTTAAACATTTATATTTCCAGTGGCGAAATTACGACAGCAAAAGAATATAGTGAGATGCTAGGAATTCAAACCGTTGAAGTAATAACTTATTCAACTTCTCGTGATCCAAAAACGAAAAAAATAATTAAGAATCCACCCCAAACTCGTTTAGAAGGGATGGAGTTAATTAAAGCGAGTGATTTATTTAAATTGAAAAATCCATATGGTGTTGTTTTCTCAGCAAGAGAAAATCCAGCTAAAGTTTATATGGAATCTAGTTGAAAATTTGCTAAGGAATTTAATTTGGGAAAAGAACAAAAACCAAAAACAATTAATACCGTTAATTTTTTAACAGATTATTATTTTGATTTATTTGCATATATCCCAGGAAAACTTGATGATAAATACGATATTTTAATTGAACAGGAAACTAAACGAGAAATTACTGAAGCAAAAAATGAAATCAATATTCCAAATATTAATAATCTCTTAGCTAAATCACCCCTTGATCGTACGCCCGAAGAACGTGCAATTGTTGAAAAATATCGCAATATTAAAACAAAATTGAACAAGGAACAAACCAAAAACTTAATCGTGGCAAAGAATAAACAAGATTTGAAATAA
- a CDS encoding DNA cytosine methyltransferase, giving the protein MKTINCKPLKSFLHSINETDIKLWFTKDKLAKAIEKGYYKTTEWEFNDNGFCYLPLSGRQSDNKVGKNVTAPLQAHNNQTKVLIPLTNFKSANDIALNEVRTLCARDYKSPAQVLVSIYEIDKTKEYKMSDGSPRPIGKINKEGKVTIPISNVHSNNKIGVTTASTLTTSPNVKVLVPLEFEEYSNYWQFPRELDGKAKAIDNANGAYNRYWKDDKLIGTLPASKIQNILVPIKVNNFNDRGKTEINIENNYNQESRVYDSSNYKTFIDTLTTNLKSSKIAFPISLKNFNIQGRIKIPHQNYSQVDTVVNEDGITPTLTENHGWSQKVAKELDNELTIEFCIKNNIAIFNIENKLYAIRHLSHIEYWRLMGWQDEDINKVKLPKSKMYFLAGNAIVIQVLEAIFNELFKN; this is encoded by the coding sequence TTGAAAACAATTAATTGTAAACCATTAAAAAGTTTTTTGCATAGTATTAATGAAACCGATATTAAGTTATGATTTACTAAAGATAAATTAGCTAAAGCGATTGAAAAAGGATATTATAAAACAACAGAGTGAGAATTTAATGATAACGGGTTTTGTTATTTACCATTAAGTGGTCGGCAATCTGATAATAAAGTTGGAAAAAATGTTACAGCACCTTTACAAGCACATAATAATCAAACAAAGGTTTTAATCCCCTTAACTAATTTTAAAAGTGCTAATGATATTGCTTTAAACGAAGTTAGAACGTTATGTGCAAGAGATTATAAATCGCCAGCCCAAGTGTTAGTATCAATTTATGAAATTGACAAGACGAAAGAGTATAAAATGTCAGATGGATCACCAAGACCAATTGGCAAAATAAATAAGGAAGGGAAAGTTACGATTCCAATATCTAATGTCCACTCAAATAATAAAATAGGGGTTACAACTGCTTCAACGTTAACTACTTCCCCTAATGTAAAAGTGTTAGTACCATTGGAGTTTGAGGAATATTCTAATTATTGGCAATTCCCGCGGGAATTAGATGGGAAAGCTAAGGCAATCGATAATGCGAATGGGGCATATAATCGATATTGAAAGGATGATAAATTAATAGGAACTTTACCCGCCAGTAAAATTCAAAATATTTTAGTACCTATCAAGGTTAATAATTTTAATGATCGCGGGAAAACAGAAATCAATATTGAAAATAATTATAATCAAGAATCAAGAGTTTATGATAGTTCAAATTACAAAACTTTTATTGATACATTAACGACGAATTTAAAAAGTTCTAAAATTGCTTTTCCGATTTCTTTAAAAAATTTTAATATTCAAGGTAGAATTAAAATTCCCCATCAAAATTATTCGCAAGTAGATACTGTTGTAAATGAAGATGGCATTACACCAACTTTAACCGAAAATCATGGATGAAGTCAAAAGGTTGCAAAAGAACTTGATAATGAATTAACAATTGAATTTTGTATAAAGAATAATATTGCTATCTTTAATATCGAAAATAAATTATATGCAATTAGACATCTATCGCATATTGAATATTGACGTTTAATGGGATGACAAGATGAAGATATTAATAAAGTTAAATTACCAAAATCTAAAATGTATTTTTTAGCAGGAAATGCAATTGTAATTCAAGTTTTAGAGGCAATTTTCAATGAGTTATTTAAAAATTAA
- a CDS encoding DNA cytosine methyltransferase — MNLTEKKKIKLIEAFGGIGTFRKALENVGFEVETRDYIEWWKYAVDAYNALHNNDQITKDIKEYDWTVDVFAHGSPCTDFSNAGKQDISKGRSILYMEVLRLIQDLPFKIRPKYIIWENVKNLISKKI; from the coding sequence ATGAATTTAACAGAAAAGAAAAAGATTAAATTAATCGAAGCCTTTGGTGGAATTGGCACTTTTCGCAAAGCATTAGAAAATGTTGGTTTTGAAGTTGAAACAAGAGACTATATTGAATGATGGAAATATGCAGTTGATGCATACAATGCTTTGCATAATAATGACCAAATTACAAAAGATATTAAAGAATATGATTGAACGGTTGATGTTTTTGCTCATGGGTCACCTTGCACGGATTTTTCTAATGCTGGTAAACAAGATATTAGTAAAGGACGTAGTATCTTATATATGGAAGTATTACGTCTGATTCAAGATTTGCCTTTTAAGATAAGGCCAAAATATATCATTTGAGAGAATGTTAAAAATTTAATATCTAAAAAAATTTAA
- a CDS encoding site-specific DNA-methyltransferase: MNNFILELGNCLDMIKNLDSNSIDIICTDPPYEIGMMNKKWDKTKIVFNIATWIELLRVLKPGGILLVFGHPTKYHRVACAIEDAGFILRDTISWVYGSGFPKAQDVSMIIDKKIAQVSHRGRETSFASKFKYNGKMLEKGINIQEYEPITKLAKKWKGWKTLNLKPAYEPIILAQKPLDKNYANNLLKWGIGAMNIDDNRISYGNETPVIGGRTGRRTEGYGYKNLDAINPNLKGRFPSNFIHDGSEDVLKLFPNTKSGYMNSNIHNITTSGSKIGIYGKYNIKNNIETIGDSGSASRFFYCAKASLIDREEGLEKSDGLNKRKNTHITVKPMELMTHLISLFASKNATILDPFLGSGSTGKAVAFINRIKNMNYSFIGYELSEEYFTIASKRIEYVMNYQINKESELKNLALRNIEQKSYTQLALESVLNED, translated from the coding sequence ATGAATAATTTTATTTTAGAACTTGGAAATTGTTTGGATATGATAAAAAACTTAGATAGTAATTCAATTGATATTATATGTACTGATCCACCATATGAAATTGGTATGATGAATAAAAAATGAGATAAAACTAAAATTGTATTTAACATTGCAACATGAATTGAACTGTTAAGAGTTTTAAAACCGGGTGGAATTTTACTCGTATTTGGTCATCCAACTAAATATCATAGAGTTGCTTGTGCAATTGAAGATGCCGGCTTTATTTTAAGAGATACTATTAGTTGAGTATATGGCTCAGGTTTTCCAAAAGCACAGGATGTTTCCATGATTATTGATAAAAAAATAGCACAAGTATCTCATCGTGGTAGAGAAACATCATTTGCAAGTAAATTTAAGTATAATGGCAAAATGTTAGAAAAGGGCATTAATATTCAAGAATATGAACCAATTACTAAATTAGCTAAAAAATGAAAGGGGTGAAAGACATTAAATTTAAAACCAGCCTATGAACCAATAATTCTTGCTCAAAAACCATTGGATAAAAATTATGCAAATAATTTATTAAAATGGGGAATTGGGGCAATGAATATTGATGATAATAGAATTAGTTATGGAAATGAAACACCAGTCATTGGCGGAAGAACAGGTCGAAGAACAGAAGGATATGGGTATAAGAATCTTGATGCTATAAATCCAAATTTAAAGGGTAGATTTCCAAGTAATTTTATTCATGATGGTTCTGAAGACGTTTTAAAATTATTTCCTAATACAAAGAGTGGCTATATGAATAGTAATATCCATAATATTACTACGAGTGGTTCAAAAATAGGGATTTATGGTAAATATAATATTAAGAATAATATTGAAACTATTGGAGATAGTGGTAGTGCTTCTCGTTTTTTCTATTGTGCCAAAGCATCTTTAATTGACCGCGAAGAAGGGTTAGAGAAATCTGATGGTCTAAATAAACGTAAAAATACTCATATAACAGTAAAGCCAATGGAATTAATGACACATTTAATTAGTTTATTTGCTTCTAAGAATGCCACTATTTTAGATCCATTCTTAGGTTCTGGTTCAACAGGGAAAGCTGTTGCATTCATTAATAGGATTAAAAATATGAATTATAGTTTTATTGGTTATGAACTTTCAGAAGAATATTTTACAATTGCATCTAAAAGAATTGAGTATGTAATGAATTATCAAATAAATAAAGAATCTGAATTAAAAAATTTAGCACTAAGGAATATAGAGCAAAAATCTTATACACAATTAGCATTGGAGTCAGTATTAAATGAAGACTAA
- a CDS encoding DNA adenine methylase, with protein MRFISPLSCPGGKAKHFDKIKAFLPGRFDMFIDLFCGGASVGLNVLEQQLCTKVIFNDLHTDLISFWQEGIHLIELDYLQKLVYPNAKTINEMKAKMLNDYCLNQGEEFLMKNALTFNGKEWGVWTDKRLQQNFNVNKLKRVENVKNLLVNPKYKIKFFNSDYKEIINRYSNNKNIIWYLDPPYYYNKGKPYKHSKIDFQELKIIF; from the coding sequence ATGCGATTTATTAGTCCTTTATCTTGTCCTGGTGGTAAAGCTAAACATTTTGATAAAATTAAAGCATTTTTACCGGGTAGATTCGATATGTTTATAGATTTATTTTGTGGCGGAGCATCTGTTGGATTAAATGTCTTAGAGCAACAGTTATGCACGAAAGTGATTTTCAATGATTTACACACCGACTTAATTTCTTTTTGACAAGAAGGAATTCATTTAATTGAATTAGATTATTTGCAAAAGTTAGTTTATCCTAATGCCAAAACTATCAATGAAATGAAAGCAAAAATGCTAAATGATTATTGTTTAAACCAAGGCGAAGAATTTCTAATGAAAAATGCTTTAACTTTCAATGGTAAGGAATGAGGTGTCTGAACAGATAAGAGGTTACAACAAAATTTTAATGTTAATAAATTAAAAAGAGTTGAAAATGTCAAAAACCTATTAGTTAATCCTAAATATAAGATTAAATTTTTCAATTCAGATTATAAGGAAATTATTAATCGGTATAGTAATAATAAAAATATTATTTGATATTTAGATCCTCCATATTATTACAATAAAGGGAAACCGTATAAACATTCAAAAATTGATTTTCAAGAATTAAAAATAATATTTTAA
- the topA gene encoding type I DNA topoisomerase → MKYLVILESPNKITKVKAYLEQAFPNHNFIVKASMGHITELAIKNQKYALGIDLETMTPVYNLLETKKDTVKQLHELSKKVDKVILATDPDREGEAIAWHLQEQLNCKNKAVRLIFNEITEKAVKEAFAKQSAINYSLVNAQQARQMIDRIMGFKLSGLLQKAVNLKSAGRVQSVALKLVVERELERKEHNKLEYWTIKQEYQNGNDIELFLNKAKQEIVKEKVINSKTLADQILNELSNKLVVKEIMIENFSKNRYTPFTTSSILQYASVMLNFPSERTTSLLQHLFETGYITYPRTDSVRINDDFVLDTYEYIENNYGKEYVGSYKPKKLGENAQDAHEAIRPTNISLTVEQAKREIGNHSEFMLYELIYNNTLFALMANEVGKKYRVLFENNGYICKMDYKKYTFTSYYDLQEIALNSFDYQFEIGQILNLTTEWLAEQNFTKPNARYTEPNLIKKLEIEGVGRPSTYATVMKTLINREYIKFEKKSIVPTDNGIKAYTILQKYFANIINEKYTSEMEDILDHIADNKINKTEYLKLFYKNFILDYSNATNVIFKDSIKCSKCQIGYIIQRKSYKGNLFKACNNYPDCKNIVS, encoded by the coding sequence TTGAAGTATTTAGTGATTTTAGAATCACCAAACAAAATAACAAAAGTTAAAGCTTATTTGGAACAAGCCTTTCCTAACCATAATTTTATTGTAAAAGCTTCGATGGGACATATAACTGAGCTAGCTATTAAGAATCAAAAATATGCATTAGGAATTGATTTAGAAACAATGACTCCCGTTTATAATTTATTAGAAACTAAAAAAGATACAGTTAAACAATTGCATGAGCTATCAAAAAAAGTTGATAAGGTTATTTTAGCGACTGACCCTGACCGCGAAGGCGAAGCAATTGCTTGGCATTTACAAGAACAATTAAACTGTAAAAATAAAGCAGTTCGTTTAATATTTAATGAAATTACGGAGAAAGCAGTTAAAGAAGCTTTTGCAAAACAAAGTGCGATAAATTATAGTTTGGTTAATGCCCAACAAGCTCGCCAAATGATTGACCGGATAATGGGTTTTAAATTATCCGGGTTGTTACAAAAAGCAGTTAATTTAAAATCAGCAGGGCGTGTACAATCGGTCGCTTTAAAATTAGTTGTTGAACGTGAATTAGAACGAAAAGAGCATAACAAGTTAGAATATTGGACAATTAAACAAGAATATCAAAATGGTAATGATATTGAATTATTTTTAAATAAAGCAAAACAAGAAATTGTAAAAGAAAAAGTAATTAATTCAAAAACATTAGCAGATCAAATATTAAATGAATTATCAAATAAATTGGTTGTAAAAGAAATTATGATAGAAAATTTTAGCAAAAATAGATACACTCCTTTTACAACATCAAGTATTTTACAATATGCTAGTGTAATGTTAAATTTCCCAAGTGAAAGAACAACAAGTTTACTACAGCATTTATTTGAAACGGGTTATATTACATATCCAAGAACTGATTCCGTTCGAATAAATGATGATTTTGTTTTAGATACATATGAATATATTGAAAATAATTATGGCAAAGAGTATGTTGGCAGTTATAAACCAAAGAAATTAGGAGAAAATGCTCAAGATGCCCATGAAGCAATCCGCCCAACAAATATTTCGTTAACAGTTGAGCAAGCTAAAAGAGAAATTGGCAATCATAGTGAATTTATGCTATATGAATTAATTTATAATAATACGTTATTTGCTTTAATGGCAAACGAAGTGGGAAAAAAATATCGAGTTCTTTTTGAGAATAATGGTTATATCTGTAAAATGGATTATAAAAAATATACTTTTACTAGTTATTATGATCTCCAAGAAATAGCTTTAAATAGTTTTGATTATCAATTTGAAATTGGCCAAATCCTAAATTTAACTACAGAATGATTAGCAGAACAAAATTTTACAAAACCTAACGCTAGATACACTGAACCAAATTTAATTAAGAAATTAGAAATAGAAGGAGTAGGACGCCCTTCAACCTATGCAACTGTTATGAAAACTTTGATTAATAGAGAGTACATCAAATTTGAGAAAAAAAGTATTGTTCCTACCGATAATGGGATAAAAGCCTATACTATTTTACAAAAATATTTTGCAAACATTATTAATGAAAAATATACTTCGGAAATGGAAGACATCTTAGATCACATTGCTGATAATAAAATTAATAAAACGGAATATTTAAAATTATTTTATAAGAATTTTATTTTAGATTATAGTAATGCCACAAATGTTATTTTTAAAGATTCTATAAAATGTAGTAAATGTCAGATAGGTTATATTATTCAACGGAAAAGTTATAAAGGAAATTTGTTTAAAGCTTGTAATAATTATCCAGATTGTAAAAACATAGTGAGTTAA